From the Vibrio algarum genome, one window contains:
- a CDS encoding GNAT family N-acetyltransferase translates to MNSPLSYLQSLISVAKNNGHRYLVRLNGEEEWQDKLLESVVTSYEPELCFKLGGRALVGSELLNFKRGSQLLGRNVECLIYDDKDGFDANSFTAASGALAGGGILFLLLSNKNSAFYRWLDLALTETITLKQYTPTPSLPRFVNFYEPSARFDEQEGAIHLIKKVFSGRRKRPLILTADRGRGKSSALGIAAAQLINSSQAKIVVTAPSRKAVDPVFTHAKQHLHSISYEGKNALLFNESFIQFVSPDELIRTDVECDVVLVDEASAIPVSMLQKLISKYHRMVFSSTIHGYEGCGRGFTVKFFKWLDENRPGWKKYHLQQPIRWKTGDPLESWVFNTFLLDSEMPFISHGYLTDETQFTCVKKERLLQSPALFKQIFALLVSAHYQTSPNDIMQILDDDTVHLFIYEVSSQVVGCIVAKIEGELAPELIDDVLLGKRRPKGHLCPVVLVGKMGFSKAAEARSLRVMRIAVAQDCQNLGIGSKMLSFLKSQNEVQFDFVSTSYGVTEELYRFWVANEFYPVRLGSSLDQASGTYSILMLSSIVKNDWEEQVRNRFPQDFVALLPEGFKDLPALLVLNLLKSSRPMALPVLKAQVQLVRSYIQGGSGYENIAYTVCQLLIENIAHKDIHPILVTKILQKKSWTDIVEIYSMSGRKQAECLFRKSIEILV, encoded by the coding sequence ATGAATTCTCCCCTATCTTATCTTCAGTCTTTGATTTCAGTAGCGAAAAATAACGGACATCGTTATTTGGTGAGGTTAAATGGAGAAGAAGAATGGCAAGATAAACTATTAGAGAGCGTTGTTACTAGTTACGAACCTGAACTGTGCTTTAAACTAGGTGGCAGAGCCCTGGTAGGTAGTGAATTACTTAACTTTAAGAGAGGTTCGCAATTGTTAGGTAGAAACGTTGAATGTCTTATCTATGATGACAAAGACGGGTTCGATGCTAACAGTTTTACTGCCGCCTCAGGTGCACTTGCTGGAGGTGGGATATTGTTTCTTCTGCTCTCAAACAAAAACAGTGCATTTTATCGTTGGTTAGATTTAGCGTTGACCGAGACAATAACGCTTAAGCAATACACCCCAACTCCCTCTTTACCACGTTTTGTTAATTTTTATGAACCAAGCGCTAGATTTGATGAGCAAGAAGGGGCCATTCATCTTATTAAAAAGGTTTTTAGTGGGCGTCGTAAAAGGCCTCTTATATTAACGGCCGACAGAGGAAGGGGTAAGAGTTCTGCTCTTGGAATCGCGGCAGCACAACTTATCAATAGCTCTCAAGCCAAAATTGTTGTCACGGCTCCGTCGCGAAAAGCGGTTGATCCAGTGTTCACTCATGCTAAACAACATTTGCACTCTATTTCGTATGAGGGCAAGAATGCTCTTCTCTTCAATGAGTCGTTTATTCAGTTTGTGTCACCAGATGAGTTAATCCGAACGGATGTTGAATGTGATGTTGTTTTAGTTGATGAGGCTTCGGCAATACCCGTTTCTATGTTACAGAAACTGATTTCAAAATATCATCGTATGGTCTTTTCTTCGACTATTCACGGATACGAGGGGTGTGGTCGTGGATTTACGGTGAAGTTTTTCAAATGGTTAGATGAGAATAGGCCGGGCTGGAAGAAGTATCACTTACAGCAACCAATACGCTGGAAAACTGGCGACCCTCTCGAATCATGGGTTTTTAACACCTTTTTGCTCGATTCAGAAATGCCTTTTATTAGCCATGGTTATCTCACGGATGAAACTCAGTTTACGTGTGTTAAAAAAGAGAGATTATTGCAATCCCCAGCTCTGTTTAAGCAGATTTTCGCTTTACTGGTAAGTGCTCATTACCAAACCTCTCCCAATGATATTATGCAGATATTGGACGATGATACGGTTCATCTTTTTATATATGAAGTGTCTAGTCAAGTCGTGGGTTGTATCGTTGCAAAAATCGAGGGTGAGTTAGCTCCTGAACTGATAGATGATGTGTTGCTAGGTAAAAGGCGACCTAAAGGACATTTATGCCCAGTAGTTCTTGTAGGAAAAATGGGTTTTTCTAAAGCCGCTGAGGCTCGATCTTTACGAGTTATGCGAATTGCGGTTGCTCAAGACTGTCAGAACCTTGGCATTGGAAGCAAAATGTTGTCATTTTTGAAAAGTCAAAACGAGGTTCAATTTGATTTCGTTTCTACTAGCTATGGCGTAACGGAGGAGCTTTATCGATTTTGGGTTGCTAACGAGTTTTATCCTGTACGTCTTGGTTCAAGCCTAGATCAAGCTAGTGGCACATATTCAATTCTAATGTTGAGTTCCATTGTTAAGAATGATTGGGAAGAACAGGTCAGAAATAGATTTCCTCAGGACTTCGTTGCGTTATTGCCTGAGGGTTTTAAAGACCTACCTGCTTTACTAGTATTAAATTTATTGAAGTCTAGCCGACCAATGGCCCTCCCAGTTTTAAAGGCTCAAGTCCAACTTGTAAGGTCATATATCCAAGGTGGTAGTGGGTATGAAAATATCGCTTACACAGTTTGCCAATTGCTGATAGAAAATATTGCTCATAAGGATATCCATCCTATTTTGGTTACTAAGATCTTACAAAAGAAATCGTGGACAGATATAGTTGAAATATATTCAATGAGTGGGAGAAAACAAGCAGAGTGCCTGTTTAGAAAGAGCATCGAAATTTTGGTTTAA